The nucleotide sequence GCGTAACTGTGGTCAATGGCCTGAACGGTCCAGTAGTAGCGCCCGGGTTGAAGTCCAACGATCCTCCATGAATGATTGGATCCGGCGTTGCCTATAGCGACTATGAGGCGCTTACCACTATCGAGAGACAGCGGTGACATGATGTCCCTCCGACCTTGAAGGGACCCGACTCGCAGGTTGTATGTGAGACCGGCAGGCCGAGTGATCCCGGCGGGAGGTGCCAATAGTGAGTCGGCTGCGGGTTGCCATGACAAGACAACGCGGTCTTGCTCGACGGCGGCCGAAAGGCCGGTCACCGTTCTGGGAGGATAGTTCAGCGGATCGGGAAATTCATCGAGAGGGATGTCCGGCCTTCCCCTGTTGTTCACGTTATTCTTGAATAGCGTCGCTGCAATTGAGCCGTCACTTCGTTCTCCCGTGAGAAGTACATCCAGGTCGTCATCCCCATCCAGGTCAACAAACGACACTGATCCAAAGGCAAGGTTGGGCAGCGGTTCGCAAGAAAAACAGTCGTTCGCTGCCGGAAGCATCTCTCCACCTGCATTCGTGTAAAGCTGAGTGGACGCGATGCTATCCGAGAAGAACGGCATAAGACCTGTTGTCACGACATCCAGCTCGCCGTCGTTGTCGTGATCGGCAAAGCGGGCGTTGCCGAAAAATGTCGGCTCCGCAAGTTCATGCTGCAAGTCAACCAGCATACCCGCGTCATTCCGGAATATCCTGGTGGCGGCATCAGCCAGAAGGGGAGACCGGCGGGCACCGGCCACCAGAAGGTCCAGATCGCCATCGCTATCCACGTCGCCCCAATCAACAGAACTGAATGCGAGGTCCGGAAGACTTGAGATGGATTCTGTCAGCGTGCAGCGTCCGTCGTTGTCAAGGACCCCCGAGTAAAAGGCACCCGTTGATGTCATCCCCGTGAGAACGAGGTCCAGATCCATGTCGTTGTCGTAGTCGGCCCACGCTGCGTCCCCGTGCGCAACTCCGACAAGGTTCTGGCCGCGCGCGAGGAAGCGATCATCTCCTTCGTTTTCGTAGATCTCTGAGAAGTATGTCCCATCGTCGCGTATTCCCGTAAGAAGCAGATCTGGATCCCCATCGTTGTCGCAGTCGCCCCACGCAACGCTACCACCGTATGCGTGCGGAAGCTCCGTCTCGATGGGCCAGAGAAATCTGTCCGCCTGCTCGGGGCCGAGCGGAAGATTACGATAGAGTGCTGTGTGTGGCTGGTAAGGAGGCTCCAGGCTTGTCGAGCCCGTGACGACGATGTCCGGCCATCCATCGAGGTTGTCATCTCCCCAGTCGGCGTCAGCCAGCCAGACGGGCTCAAGAGTCTCACCGAACACAGGAATTACGGACCCCACTGCAAAAACGAAGGGCGCGGTCTCCGGATCGGTCAGCGTCGTGTCCGCGTGAAGCCGATTACGGCGAATGCGTGCGATGAGAAGCTCCTGACCCGACCTGGTGCGAGTTCTTCCGATTTCAGCCAGGTCGACAAGACGATCACGGTCGTAGTCTGCCCAAAAACTCCCGCCAAACGTGGATCCGTCTAGAAACCTCGCCTCCACGGCAAGGAGGGGCTGGGCGTGGCCGACCTCGATACCCAGTGGCCCAACGAGGAGTCCGGCCGCAAACCATGCCGTCGATACTGCCAACAAACGTCGCTTCATCTGGCCGGCCACGTACTGACAAAGACATGCCCGAGAAGATAGCGCGTCTCCAGCAACGAATCCGGAGAGGGAACGCGATTCGCCCGAAGTCCCAACCAGTGACAGCTAGGAATCCCGATCCTACGCTGCGCGCCGAATCTCGTCTGGCCGCGGGTCGGACTTCACGACAAGGTTGATCGGCTTCTTACCCAGCACATATCGACGGTGCCACATGATCGACTCAACATTCTCGATGTCGACACACGCCTCGATGACGTCGAAGAGCACAGTCGGTTCGAGAAATCTGAGTTGGAACGCCTGGCTAAGGGTCGAACTCAGAAGTTGACGGACTGCAGGTCGTGCGGGGTCGTACGATGCGAACGTCCACTTGACACCATAATCGAGCGGGTCGTTCTTCTCGCGAATCGGAAACACACCCAGGTTGAGCATCTTCTGCCGGCTGGAGTCCGAAAGATGCCTCCAGTTTCCGTCAATCAGGATCGCCGTCCCGAGCATCGAGACCATGGCCTCGTCGAAGTGATAAATGCGGGCCGCGGCTCTGAACAGCGGCCCGGCGTCAACACTCTGCACGTCGGCAAGGACACGCCACAGCGGCCGCTCATCCTGGTAGTCCCGCACATGGTACCACGCGGTACGGACGGCGTCGAGTGAAATACGCCCCGTCCGAAGTTCCTCGCGAACGACACGATCCTTTTCTATTGCGGCGACAAGAGGGACGCCACGCACAAGCCTGAGTCCGCTATTCACGGGCTTTGGATTCTTGCGGGAAAGGAGTCGTCGCACCAGACGTGTGGTGCGCGACAAGCGGGCTGGACGATGCATGGTTCTGGCGGTTCTGGCGGCGGGCGTCTTGTTTGGCGATAGGCACCCGTGGTTGTATCGACCGGGTATTGGGCGAGTTAACCCCGGGATTTCACCCACCATGTTCGCCGCCTGGGAAAATATGTCGACTTGGAGTCGGGCGTGACGAAGGGACAACCGGAACAGACAAGCGGACCCCAATGTCGGCAGCAGCCAGGAAATTGAGCCCGGATCTCGATATTATGCCTATTCGTCCAGTTTTTTCGGTTTAATGATGGTGGAGTAATCTGTCAGTACACCGGATCAACAGAATTATGAGTATTGAGGGACCTGAGTCGACCCGTGAGGAGCAGGTAGGCTACATTCAACGATCAGCTGAATCGACAAATGACCACAAAGCAGGGGCCGGACGCTTCTCGATCAATAGCGCGCTGGCATCCACTGATGAAGTGCATATGGAACACTCTCCTGATCGAACGATAGTCCTCGGAAAAGTGGGTGTGGACGAGGCGTCAGCTGACAACGCCGCCATCCAGGCCGACGTGGCCCACGATGCGTGGCTGGATTTTCGGCGAGACACGTATGTGGGAATCACCGATCCACATACGGATCTGGAGTTTCTCGGACGGGTCGTAGCGGGCCCTTTCCATTCCGCAGAGGACTCCACGTCTGCCGAATCGTATAACACGACGGGTAGAATCGAAGTGCTCGGACGAATCGAGGAAGGGGAACGTCTCGTTTCGACGCCCACGCGTCCGCGACCCGGCTCAGTGATCCACGCCTTTCCCGAATCGCGCCTGCGCAAATTCCTCGGCATAGGAGGCGACATTCTGATCGGCCACTTCGCGGGACACGATACATTGAGGGTCAGCGCCGACAGCACGAGCAAGAACTTCCTGCCGCGAAACGTCGGCATCTTCGGCACGGTCGGCTCCGGTAAATCAAATACGGCACAGGTGCTGATCGAAGAAGCGGTCCAGGCCGGCTGGGCGGTAGTTGTCGTGGATGTTGAAGGCGAATATGTGCGGATGGACGAGAGAAGTAATGATCCTCGCATGATTCGCATCCTCGCGGAAGAGTACCAGATGGAGCCGGACGGTATACGCGATTTCCACGTGTATCATCCGAGCTCGGGGCGCTCCGACGCCAAAAACCCTGTTGCGTTCAAGATTCCGATCTCGGCGCTTGATCCCGACATCGCGGCAGACATTCTGGAATTCAACGAAGCCGAGATGCGCGTATTCGGGATGGTGACAACCCAGGCTGCTCTCTATGCTGAGCCCGACGACGAGTCGGGCGAGTCGGCCAGACCGTACACCCTGCAAAACCTGATTGACGGCCTCATGGAGGTCCCCGGCATCGGCGGGAATACGGTGCGTCTGCTGCCGCTATCGAACGCAGAGGACGTCGCAACGGCCAGCGTCGTACGCTCGAAGCTATCGCATCTGGGTGGCTCAGAGATGATGGACTGGAATCACACCGTCGGCGTTGACGAACTACCCATACAGGATCTGCTCGTAGGTGGGAGACTGTCCGTCCTGGACGTGTCCGAGACCGACGACCGCAGCCGCAACCTCGCGATCGCGTACGTCCTTCAAACTCTGTTTGATATGGTAATCGAAACTCCCCGGGGCGAGGAGATGCCGTCGGGTCAGATTCGACCCCCCGTGCTCGTAGTCATCGAGGAGGTGCACACCTTCGTTTCGCGTGCTGCCGCTTCGAAGATGCGAGCACTTCTTGACAATCTACAGGTCATCAGTCGACGTGGAAGAAAACGGTGGATGGCGCTTGCACTCGTTTCCCAGCAGCCAAATCACGTCCCGGACGAAATGTTCGAACTCGCAAATACGCGGTTCATACATCAGATCAAGTCAAAGACAAATCTTGATCCGGTCAAGGAGACGACAGGGGGAGTGGACGAGAAGCTCTGGTCCAGTATTCCGTCCATGGAACCCGGGCGGTGTCTCTTCGCTGGATCTGTCTTCAAGAACCCTCTGTTCGTGGATGTTCGACCGGCGCGATCTCGCCGTATGCTGGTCGCCTAGGCTCGGCTGATCGGTTGCCACGTCGCACGAGACAAGGATAGTCCGAACGTTCGGTCGCCCAGTGCGTTACCTTCCGTTAACATTGCCGAGGTGGGCGTATTCGGTGCCCATATCGCCCGGATTGCGCGGCCGGATCATCCCCGTCGCTTTAGAACCGGACACCCTTTATCTAACATTCTCCTGATCCCGCATGGCGGACAAACCCTCC is from Rhodothermales bacterium and encodes:
- a CDS encoding ATP-binding protein is translated as MSIEGPESTREEQVGYIQRSAESTNDHKAGAGRFSINSALASTDEVHMEHSPDRTIVLGKVGVDEASADNAAIQADVAHDAWLDFRRDTYVGITDPHTDLEFLGRVVAGPFHSAEDSTSAESYNTTGRIEVLGRIEEGERLVSTPTRPRPGSVIHAFPESRLRKFLGIGGDILIGHFAGHDTLRVSADSTSKNFLPRNVGIFGTVGSGKSNTAQVLIEEAVQAGWAVVVVDVEGEYVRMDERSNDPRMIRILAEEYQMEPDGIRDFHVYHPSSGRSDAKNPVAFKIPISALDPDIAADILEFNEAEMRVFGMVTTQAALYAEPDDESGESARPYTLQNLIDGLMEVPGIGGNTVRLLPLSNAEDVATASVVRSKLSHLGGSEMMDWNHTVGVDELPIQDLLVGGRLSVLDVSETDDRSRNLAIAYVLQTLFDMVIETPRGEEMPSGQIRPPVLVVIEEVHTFVSRAAASKMRALLDNLQVISRRGRKRWMALALVSQQPNHVPDEMFELANTRFIHQIKSKTNLDPVKETTGGVDEKLWSSIPSMEPGRCLFAGSVFKNPLFVDVRPARSRRMLVA
- a CDS encoding VCBS repeat-containing protein, with protein sequence MKRRLLAVSTAWFAAGLLVGPLGIEVGHAQPLLAVEARFLDGSTFGGSFWADYDRDRLVDLAEIGRTRTRSGQELLIARIRRNRLHADTTLTDPETAPFVFAVGSVIPVFGETLEPVWLADADWGDDNLDGWPDIVVTGSTSLEPPYQPHTALYRNLPLGPEQADRFLWPIETELPHAYGGSVAWGDCDNDGDPDLLLTGIRDDGTYFSEIYENEGDDRFLARGQNLVGVAHGDAAWADYDNDMDLDLVLTGMTSTGAFYSGVLDNDGRCTLTESISSLPDLAFSSVDWGDVDSDGDLDLLVAGARRSPLLADAATRIFRNDAGMLVDLQHELAEPTFFGNARFADHDNDGELDVVTTGLMPFFSDSIASTQLYTNAGGEMLPAANDCFSCEPLPNLAFGSVSFVDLDGDDDLDVLLTGERSDGSIAATLFKNNVNNRGRPDIPLDEFPDPLNYPPRTVTGLSAAVEQDRVVLSWQPAADSLLAPPAGITRPAGLTYNLRVGSLQGRRDIMSPLSLDSGKRLIVAIGNAGSNHSWRIVGLQPGRYYWTVQAIDHSYA